A part of Acidobacteriota bacterium genomic DNA contains:
- a CDS encoding sodium:solute symporter, which produces MLVKAIVIAAFALMTLLIGVVGLRRTRSFSDFFLGGGKVGPWMTAFTYGTAYFSAVLFIGFAGKVGWGFGYSGLWIAVGNSLLGVLAVWWLLGARIKAMSVQYQVATMPEFLEKRYNSRFLKLFSSASIFVFFIPYSAAVFIGLSYLFQSNFNVGYPIALLFMGLFTALYLVMGGYKSMTIIDVTFGMIMIVGVLILLWSTVDKAGGLAGITAGLSSIDPKLTRAVGPPGLWPLFSLVFLTSVAPFAMPQLVQKFYAIKDKRSIRIGMVASTVFAVLITGIGYFTGATTRFFLSPEVTPKAFADGKPIFDVLMPELLANVIPQSLSVLILLLILAASMSTLAALVLVSSSSVAKDLYAGFINTQVSDRRLTALMRILSAFFVLLSVVLAYFRPSTIVTILGISWGAIGSVFLGPFIWGLFSKRVNAFGAISSSVLGLAACLITYLQGTPSPQAGTIGMIVSLVVNPVFSLFRPAPAAGGVPDRGGDSIS; this is translated from the coding sequence ATGCTTGTAAAGGCGATTGTAATTGCGGCGTTTGCCCTGATGACCCTGCTGATCGGTGTCGTCGGGTTAAGAAGAACCCGGTCTTTTTCGGACTTTTTTCTGGGCGGCGGTAAAGTCGGCCCCTGGATGACGGCATTCACATACGGGACAGCCTATTTCTCGGCGGTTCTCTTTATCGGCTTTGCCGGCAAGGTTGGTTGGGGTTTCGGTTACTCCGGCCTGTGGATTGCCGTCGGAAATTCCTTACTCGGGGTGCTGGCGGTCTGGTGGCTGCTCGGGGCCAGAATCAAAGCAATGTCCGTGCAGTACCAGGTGGCCACCATGCCCGAGTTTCTGGAGAAGCGGTACAACAGCAGGTTCCTGAAGCTGTTCTCGTCGGCGTCCATATTCGTGTTCTTCATTCCTTACTCGGCTGCCGTGTTCATCGGCCTCTCGTACCTCTTCCAGTCGAACTTCAACGTAGGTTACCCCATAGCGTTGCTGTTCATGGGACTCTTCACCGCTTTGTATCTAGTGATGGGCGGGTACAAGTCGATGACTATTATCGACGTCACCTTCGGCATGATCATGATCGTCGGCGTGCTCATTCTGCTGTGGAGCACCGTCGACAAGGCCGGCGGCCTTGCCGGCATTACGGCCGGGCTTTCGTCTATCGACCCGAAACTGACCCGGGCGGTCGGGCCACCCGGCCTGTGGCCGCTTTTCTCCCTGGTGTTTCTGACCAGCGTGGCGCCCTTCGCCATGCCGCAACTGGTCCAGAAGTTCTACGCCATCAAGGACAAACGCTCGATCCGGATCGGCATGGTGGCGTCTACCGTCTTCGCGGTGCTCATCACCGGCATCGGGTATTTTACGGGTGCCACCACGCGCTTTTTCCTCTCACCTGAGGTCACCCCAAAGGCCTTCGCCGACGGAAAACCGATATTCGACGTCCTGATGCCTGAACTGCTGGCCAACGTCATTCCGCAATCCCTGTCCGTTCTGATTCTGTTGCTGATTCTGGCGGCCTCGATGTCGACCCTGGCGGCACTGGTGCTGGTCTCCAGTTCGTCGGTGGCCAAGGACCTGTATGCGGGATTCATCAACACGCAGGTATCGGACAGGCGGTTGACCGCCCTGATGAGAATCCTGAGTGCCTTCTTCGTGCTCCTGTCGGTCGTCCTGGCTTATTTCAGGCCCAGCACGATCGTCACCATCCTCGGAATCTCCTGGGGGGCTATCGGTTCAGTCTTTCTCGGACCCTTCATCTGGGGATTGTTCAGCAAGAGAGTGAACGCATTCGGCGCCATCTCCTCCTCGGTACTGGGTCTGGCCGCCTGCCTGATCACCTACCTCCAGGGGACGCCTTCCCCCCAGGCGGGGACAATCGGCATGATAGTCTCTCTCGTGGTTAATCCCGTGTTCAGCCTTTTCAGACCCGCCCCGGCCGCCGGAGGTGTCCCGGACCGGGGAGGGGACTCTATATCTTGA
- a CDS encoding GYD domain-containing protein, protein MVSFIMALTINPNAKKLHPDLSNQVSESLEVFAKHSVKVQDLYATLGRYDYLAIFDAPDQAVAFRVAADINNLGILETETWPVIPYDDFSQLIG, encoded by the coding sequence ATGGTGTCCTTTATCATGGCTCTGACCATCAACCCGAACGCCAAGAAGCTGCACCCCGACCTCTCCAACCAGGTCAGTGAGTCGCTCGAGGTCTTCGCCAAGCACAGCGTGAAAGTCCAGGACCTGTACGCGACTCTCGGACGGTACGATTACCTGGCTATCTTCGATGCCCCTGACCAGGCAGTGGCCTTCAGGGTGGCCGCCGACATCAACAACCTGGGCATCCTCGAAACGGAAACCTGGCCGGTAATCCCGTACGATGACTTTTCGCAGCTCATTGGCTGA
- a CDS encoding FG-GAP-like repeat-containing protein: protein MRRLFRLAAAALPLAAFVLRGPVFAQGPQVVSTSPSQHGLHVPTTADISVTFDTDMNGATIDVTTFVVNTRSAGFKSGVINYDGGTSTASFTPAEVFTVGEVVTVVLTTGIQSSGGSPLENSFSWSFTAAADTGTGIFAPHVDYPAGGRPYQIYAADLDGDGDQDLAGALYYDNQASVLLNNGEGTFALDATYPVGASPISIHAGDLDRDGDLDLATADRMESSATVLFNNGDGTFTPDSVYPVGSYSTAIEIEDIDGDGHLDLIVSNGDPDNVSVLLNNGDGTFAPRTDYYVGPSPWGVCAADLDNDGDMDLVTPVWGVWQSAIVLLNDGTGAFTWSEKYYLGPDPREIYVTDLDGDGDADLVSANSSWPTDSGSMSFVKNNGNATFAPQMTYGVGGEPWTAYAADLTGDGSQDVIIGNTRSGTISLFFNNGSATFPPRSSYEVAPGPAAVVAADFDGDGDLDVATAGYGAGNVSILINTNIPHFLAHGPVQNALNVPVSAPVSVTFDIDMDGAVFDSATMPVNGTSMGLYDGIYSYDDQTRTVTFDPATDWPAGEVVTVTLTTDILSYHGLPLESSHCWSFTATAAHEAGYFEPQVSYAVGDEPMSVAVADLDDDGDLDAVTANRSSNSVSVLLNDGEGTLVPFSAYPAGDDPVAVIAADLDADGHPDLATANELSDDVSVLLGRGDGSFEAQTAFSIGGRPTFLCAVDLDRDADLDLAVTNADSDAATILLNAGDGTFTNSGSYPTGDAAGIVAADLDTDGDMDLAVSNWSGPPDTVGSVSILLNNGDGTFAAKTDFAAGLGAQFVCASDLDADGDMDLAAVSHYNESVSVLLNNGDGTFEAYTPYAVGEGPRVVVAADFDGDGDPDLAATNYYNYNVSVLASNGDGTFAPQAVYAAGSNPHGLFAADLNGNGTMDVVTANAGSDSLSVLLNQIGTDVEPVPGSILPETYSLEQNYPNPFNPSTRVQFSLPRVTHVRLTVLNVLGQEVVTLVSRTLPPGQYEAEWNGVDAHNEPVATGLYLYRLQAGDYVETRKMMLLK, encoded by the coding sequence ATGCGCAGACTTTTTCGGCTTGCCGCCGCAGCGCTCCCGCTTGCGGCTTTCGTTCTACGCGGACCCGTTTTCGCCCAGGGCCCGCAGGTCGTATCCACCTCGCCGTCTCAGCACGGACTCCACGTGCCGACAACAGCGGACATTTCGGTGACCTTTGATACCGATATGAACGGGGCGACCATCGACGTAACCACCTTCGTGGTTAACACGCGATCCGCAGGTTTCAAGAGCGGGGTCATCAACTATGATGGCGGGACAAGCACGGCCTCCTTCACACCGGCTGAGGTCTTCACCGTGGGTGAAGTCGTGACGGTTGTGCTGACAACGGGCATCCAGTCATCCGGCGGGTCCCCCCTTGAGAACAGCTTTTCCTGGTCGTTCACGGCAGCAGCCGATACCGGTACGGGCATCTTCGCACCGCACGTCGACTATCCAGCCGGCGGCCGCCCCTACCAGATTTATGCCGCTGATCTCGACGGCGACGGTGATCAGGACCTGGCGGGTGCTCTTTACTATGACAACCAGGCGTCCGTTCTTCTGAACAACGGGGAAGGTACATTTGCCCTGGATGCCACTTACCCGGTGGGCGCCTCGCCGATATCAATTCATGCGGGCGATCTGGACCGCGATGGTGATCTTGACCTGGCCACGGCCGACCGCATGGAAAGCAGCGCGACCGTGCTGTTCAACAATGGTGACGGCACATTCACACCCGATTCTGTTTACCCGGTCGGGAGCTACTCGACGGCAATCGAGATTGAGGATATCGACGGCGATGGCCACCTGGACCTCATTGTTTCAAATGGGGATCCGGACAATGTCTCCGTGCTGCTGAACAACGGCGACGGGACTTTTGCCCCCCGTACTGATTACTATGTCGGCCCTTCTCCGTGGGGGGTCTGCGCTGCCGATCTTGACAACGACGGCGACATGGACCTGGTCACACCGGTCTGGGGCGTGTGGCAAAGCGCTATAGTCCTGCTGAATGACGGGACCGGTGCCTTCACCTGGTCCGAGAAATACTATCTCGGCCCTGATCCTCGCGAGATTTACGTGACCGACCTTGACGGCGACGGTGATGCCGACCTGGTTTCCGCCAACAGCTCCTGGCCGACTGACTCAGGCAGCATGTCCTTCGTCAAGAATAACGGCAACGCCACCTTTGCCCCCCAGATGACCTATGGCGTCGGCGGCGAACCGTGGACGGCGTACGCGGCCGATCTCACCGGCGACGGCTCACAGGACGTAATAATCGGGAACACACGCTCGGGCACGATATCCCTCTTTTTCAACAACGGGAGCGCGACGTTCCCCCCGAGGTCCAGCTACGAAGTTGCCCCGGGACCGGCCGCCGTCGTTGCGGCCGACTTTGACGGAGACGGAGACCTCGACGTCGCCACGGCAGGCTACGGCGCAGGGAACGTCTCGATTCTCATAAACACGAACATTCCCCACTTTCTCGCCCATGGACCGGTCCAGAATGCCCTGAATGTGCCCGTATCCGCTCCCGTTTCGGTAACCTTCGACATCGACATGGACGGGGCAGTTTTTGATTCTGCGACCATGCCCGTCAACGGCACGAGTATGGGGTTGTACGACGGGATTTACAGCTACGATGACCAGACGCGAACGGTGACTTTTGATCCGGCGACCGACTGGCCCGCCGGAGAGGTCGTCACCGTTACATTGACCACAGACATCTTGTCGTATCACGGCCTGCCCCTCGAGAGCAGCCATTGCTGGTCATTCACGGCAACCGCCGCGCACGAGGCCGGCTACTTCGAACCGCAGGTCAGCTACGCGGTCGGCGATGAGCCGATGTCGGTGGCGGTGGCGGACCTCGACGACGATGGCGATCTCGACGCGGTAACCGCCAATCGGTCGTCCAACAGCGTCTCCGTCCTCCTGAACGATGGAGAGGGCACTTTGGTCCCGTTTTCCGCTTATCCGGCAGGTGACGATCCCGTTGCAGTCATCGCCGCCGACCTGGACGCCGACGGCCATCCTGACCTGGCTACGGCAAACGAGCTGTCAGATGATGTTTCTGTCCTTCTGGGCAGGGGAGACGGGTCCTTCGAAGCTCAGACAGCGTTTTCGATAGGCGGCAGGCCGACGTTCCTGTGCGCGGTCGACCTGGACCGCGACGCGGACCTCGATCTGGCCGTCACAAACGCCGACTCCGATGCCGCGACCATCCTGCTGAACGCCGGCGACGGTACGTTCACCAACAGCGGCTCATATCCGACCGGCGACGCGGCGGGGATCGTGGCGGCTGACCTCGACACCGACGGGGATATGGACCTGGCGGTGAGCAACTGGTCGGGTCCTCCTGATACGGTCGGTTCCGTGTCGATCCTATTGAACAACGGGGATGGCACCTTCGCCGCGAAGACTGATTTCGCCGCCGGTCTCGGCGCCCAGTTTGTGTGCGCTTCGGATCTCGACGCTGATGGCGACATGGACCTGGCAGCGGTCAGTCATTACAACGAGAGTGTCTCGGTGCTGCTTAACAATGGTGACGGTACCTTTGAGGCGTACACGCCGTATGCGGTCGGAGAGGGTCCCCGGGTGGTCGTGGCAGCCGACTTCGACGGCGATGGTGACCCCGACCTGGCTGCTACCAATTACTACAACTACAACGTCTCCGTACTGGCCAGCAACGGCGACGGTACGTTCGCCCCGCAGGCGGTCTATGCGGCAGGCTCCAACCCACACGGCCTTTTTGCCGCCGACCTCAACGGGAACGGCACAATGGACGTCGTGACCGCAAACGCAGGCAGCGACAGCCTGTCGGTTCTGCTCAATCAGATCGGAACCGACGTGGAGCCGGTCCCGGGCAGCATTCTACCGGAGACCTACAGCCTTGAACAGAACTACCCGAACCCGTTCAACCCGAGCACGAGGGTCCAGTTCTCGTTGCCGCGCGTCACGCACGTCAGGCTTACCGTACTCAACGTCCTGGGTCAGGAGGTCGTCACCCTGGTCAGCCGTACACTCCCCCCGGGACAATACGAAGCTGAGTGGAATGGCGTCGACGCGCACAACGAACCTGTCGCAACCGGACTATATCTGTACCGCCTTCAGGCCGGGGATTACGTCGAGACGCGAAAGATGATGCTGTTGAAGTAG
- a CDS encoding class I SAM-dependent methyltransferase, with protein MQADNIGFWRRFARHYDGFMARFLPDYGDVVDRLIWDVPYAEHLLEVATGTGTIALALARKVQTVDAVDIAPEMIEIARRKAVQERITNVTFTVQNAYDLEFEGGRVDVVLCVNSLHVMKAPQRALEQIHRVLKPDGTLFALSYCHGENLRSRIASAVVSLAGFRAYQKFTVKSFTELIGHSGFVVVNEDVFRGTPPLAYVTAQRVS; from the coding sequence GTGCAGGCAGACAACATTGGCTTCTGGAGGCGCTTCGCGCGCCATTATGACGGCTTCATGGCCAGGTTTCTGCCCGACTACGGGGACGTTGTAGACCGACTGATATGGGACGTGCCGTATGCTGAACATCTGCTCGAGGTGGCCACCGGCACCGGCACCATTGCCCTGGCTCTCGCCCGGAAGGTACAGACCGTCGACGCCGTCGATATCGCCCCGGAAATGATCGAGATTGCACGACGCAAAGCCGTCCAGGAACGCATCACCAACGTCACCTTCACGGTGCAGAACGCTTACGATCTTGAATTCGAGGGGGGCCGGGTCGACGTCGTCCTGTGCGTCAACTCGCTCCACGTCATGAAAGCCCCTCAGCGGGCGCTTGAGCAAATTCACCGCGTACTGAAACCGGACGGGACCCTCTTTGCCCTCAGTTACTGCCATGGGGAGAACCTGCGCTCCCGAATTGCCTCGGCCGTCGTGAGCCTGGCGGGTTTCAGAGCCTACCAGAAGTTCACCGTGAAGAGCTTTACGGAGCTTATCGGTCACAGCGGCTTTGTCGTGGTCAACGAGGACGTCTTCCGGGGGACGCCGCCGTTGGCCTATGTAACGGCTCAACGAGTGTCATGA